The genomic region ATCGAGTGAAGAAATATTTTTATTAATTGAACTTAAAAAGCTTACAATCGCTAACTCTGCAAATTGATAATAAGCACTCTTAAAAACCGGAGGCTTTTTTTGTTCAGTTATTATCGTTTTTCTGTTAAAAGGTGTGCCTGTCATATATTCGCCAAGTTTGTTAATAGATATTCTTGGCTTTTTTCTTTCTTTTGTGGTACTCATAATTCTCAGATTTATATTGGTGGTGAAATACATGTTCAATCAATGTACAAAATGAATGGGTTCGAGTTAGGATTCTTTTGAACATTTTATGAACAGAGTTGTCCACAATTAAACGGCAGTTTTAACGAGGTTGTCGATAATGAGACTAAAATGGCAAGTCATCATCCAAGTCCTCTATTTCTTTTTTATTAAAATCAGAAATGCTAATTGCAGACAAATTAAACTGCTTAAGAAATGAATTAAATTCAGTTAAAATCTTAACAGATTCCAAGTTTTGATTTTCTAAAATGCCCGAATGTAATGATATAGCTTTCTCTTCTGGGAAATCTTTTATCATTTTAATTGTCTTGATTCTATTAAGTCCTTCCTCTGGATTGTTTGAAACCAAAAATAAATCTGTAAGCTTGTTTATATAATTCGACCTTGTTTTAGGATTGGAACTAATAATTTGAAAAATACCCTCTGCAACTTCACCAATGGATTTATTATTTGCTTGAAATCCTTGAAATTTGCCAATGAAACCATAAGGGTCTAAATCTTTTCTTACCGGAATTACTAAAATACCCCGCCCAATAGCTACGCCAACCTCTTGATCAGTCCAATTACTTTCTTTAAAACCAGGCATGAGGATTGCGCATAAAGCATCCATTGAAAATAATCCTTTTTCAATTTCTTTTTCCCATAATTTTGTTGGCTCTATGTCTTCGTGTGCAACAAAGCTGCTTATCCCAAATTTCTCGAGTGATCCCTTAAGTCTTCCCACTGTTACTTTATGAATTGAAAGATGACTTAGAAATAAACGGAAGTAACCCGGTTTCCAAAAAGTAGCTTCCTCATCTTTAACGACAGGAGTTCTTGAAACTAAAGGATGGTCGATCTCTAATTCCCGTGCAATTTCAAATATTACTTCATCATCAACCCCAGCTAATACTTCTTTAACGTAAACCCATTTGCTGTTTGCGCTTGGTGTATGATCAGTCGGTATTCCATATTCGGTGAAATAGGCATCAATTTCGCGAAAACCCATTCTGCTTTGTAGTTCTCGTCCTATGATATCAACTAAATCAATTTTTTGAAGCTTTTTCATGATTATCGTAAAACTATACTGGCTTTGTACCGAGAGTGTAATGGATTAGGCTTTGGGAACTAGTCGAACTGAGTTAAAATTATTTACTCCTCTTCATTATCATCATCGTCTATATCAGCCTCTTCTGAATCTGAGTCGTTAGTTATTCCTTTATTTCCAAGTTTTAAATTCCCAATGTTAGTTGATTCAAATAACTCTTTTAAAGCTTGTGACTGAGAATCTCTAAGAAGTTGCATTGATTCTTGAAATTCTGTTGAAACTTGAAACGCTAATGCATTTGCCAAATCAGAATTAATCTGAAATTTAATATTTTCAAAAACAGTTGAAATATTTTTCATTGCTTCAGATATACTACGCGCTGGTAATTTTGGTTTAGCATTACCAAGAACATCAAGTAACTTTGTTCTATGTTTTTTCAATTCTTTTACTTCATAGATCCGTAACATTCTGTGATGCATAACTTTATTTCGAATTGGTATAACTCGATTAGTTAATTCATCTTCGAGTTCAATCCATGTTATTTGATCATCAAAATATTTAGAAAATACATCATCCCATATCGACACTGTTTTACTTTTTTCTGCCAGATCAATTCTAAGTTCATCCATTGAATTTTTTTCAAGAAGTAATTCTTCTAAATCAGAAACAGTTAATGATTTATTTTTTGGCCACTGAGTAAACTTTCCTGTTACAATTTCAATAAGTCCACTGAACATTGTGAATTCAATAGGATGGTGGAGTTCTTCCTCTTTCTTATTTGAACTCTTTGCGATTTCTTCTGCTCGTTCTTTTAATTTATTTGGAATTCGATCCCACCAATTAAAGCCTAGAACCTCAATCATAGCTTTACTGATAAAATTTCTCAGTTCAGTTTCAATGTCAGATAAAATATTGTAAGCTTCCTTCCTTAATTCATCCCCAAGCTCGTCTCTTGCTCGAAAGGCCCCTTCTTTGTAAACATTAAATCTTTCATAGCAGGCATTAACATCATTCTTACCTCCTTTTATTGTTAACACATAGAACTTGTTACTCTGATCAACTTCATATTCTACATCAAATCGTTGTAATTTTCTTGCTACATCTTTTTCCAATTCTTCTTTTTCATGAATTCGCAAATCGAGCCAGTATTCAAGAAGATATTTCCTATTTGAACCCATTAACTCCCCTCCACAACTTCTATTTCTTCTTTAGTCAACCCATACAACTCATAAACCATCCCATCAATCTCGGAATCGGTTTGGGCGATTTGGTTTTTTAGCTCGTTGGCTTTGGCTTTTTGTTGGTTGAAGTACTCCATCCATTCGGCTTCTTTGTCGAGGGTGAGTTCCACCTTTTTCTTTTTCAGCTCTTTCAGGAATTGCTTGAAGGTGAGCTCGTGCCAGCTTTGGAGTTTCTTGGATAGCTTGTCTATGTCAAATTTGGATAGCAAAAGCTCTGAGAAATTATTTTCAACTTTCTGGAAATCCTTATTTAGTTCCAGCATTGAATCTACTTTTTCAATGAAAGGCTTCTTGTTTTTTGGCTCTTCAGGAAGTGGAAACGGGTAGAGATATTTTGTTTTGAACCGGAAATACCCACCTCTTAACACCGTTCCGGTATTTGTTAAATAAAACCACATCAAATTTGAATTCAGAATGCTTAAATAGTATTTGTAGTCTTCATTGCTTGGCTCGTTAAGAATAAAGGAATAGACCGTTGTTGCATGGTACATATTCTCATTATCAAAGGTCATATTTGTACCCTTAGATATTTCTTGAGACACAATCTTTGGTTGTTCAAATTCAGTTAAGCTTTTCGGATAGATATATAAAAACCAACCTTCCTTATCCATTTTCCCACTTTCACGTCCTCGTAAATCCTTTTCATTCTCCTTTAAATATTCATATCCCTTTGGAAAATGCTTTTTTATATAATCTTCTGTCATTGGCTCAGAAGTACCATCACCTTTTAAGATATATGGAAATATAACGTAATAGATGTTTTTCAGATGGCAATACTTAGATACATCCTGTCCCTTTAATTGCGGCTTCATTAAACCTTTTTCAATCTGAACTTCCCGATCTAATGATTTTGAATAACCGACCACATAATCACCTTTAATATCGCCTTCAATCAAATAAATCTTATCAGCACTGGTTTGAAGGCCAACAAATATTTTTTCAAAAATATCCTCAGCAGTATATGGCTGGTCTGCAAGTTTCTGGAATAAGTTGGCTTTGATCTTCCCCATCAGGTTCCACTTTTTCCCTGACAGATTTTTCTGGCTCATTTCCTCAAACACAAAAGGATTTATGATCTCCTGAGGTTCGACGTAGGCAAATTTCAAATCCTTATGCTTTTTCTTATCAAAATTAATGATGCAGGTGTAAGTGGTAACTTCAAATACCAAGTGTTCTTCAAAATGAAGTAAAGAAGAAACCGCATTCTGTTCAGCCAAAAACTCTCGAATTCCTTCACCAAACTCGGAGATTAAAAATTTGTGGGGCAAAATAAATGAAACCTGTCCGTTCTTATTGATCAATCCATAAGAACGCTCCATAAACATTACGTAAATATCATAATTACCCGTAGCAGACTGGAAGTTTTTTTCATAATAAGGCGGTAATTTAGGATAGGCATCTTTGATTCCCTGAATTCTTAAATAAGGCGGATTCCCAATCACTACATCAAAACCGCCATTAGCGAAAACGTCCGGGAATTCTTTTTCCCAGTTAAAAGCTTTGTCGCCGGCTACTTCGGGATCGTCGATCAGCGAGTTTCCGCATTTTATATGGTTGTTCAGCGAGGTGAGCTTGCGGCCTTTTTGGGCAGTGCGCAGCCACAGGGAAAGCTTGGCGATCTCTACCGACTCCTCGTTTATATCTACACCAAACAGGTTCTTTTCCAGAATTTGATTCTCAATATCAGAAAGCACCAACGCCTCACCGTGGTATTTGGCCTGTAACTCATCAATGTATTTGTGCTCCGCAATCAAAAATTCCAGAGCTTGGTTCAAAAATGCCCCGCTTCCGCAGGCTGGGTCACAAATAGTTATGTTCAGCAGCCATTCACGGTATTTTTTTAAATCATTAATGCCTTTTTTTGTTCTGCGCTTGGCTTCTGTAAAGCGTTCATCATCAATTTCTAGATCAGCTTTTTTTTCCTCGCAGAGTTTTCCAACCGTGTTCTCTACAATATACTTGGTAATGTACTTGGGCGTATAAAACACCCCGTCTTTTTTGCGGCGGGTATTGGAAGTATCCACCTCTTCGCCTTTCAACTCGGCATTGATTTCTTCAATCTCATTCAGTGAATGCTCAAAAATATGCCCGAGAATATTGACGTCCACCTCGGTTTCAAAATCGTATTTGCTTAGTCGGTCGGTATGCTCATAAAGTAACTCATCGGAAATATTGAGGCCATCCAGTAGGGTATCTTCCAAAAATAAACCTCCGTTGTAAGCAAACACTTCATAATCTTTCCCGTCATAGCCCTCATTCAAATACTTGAAATTCTTTTTGAATCGCTGATACAATGTTATTTCCACATCATAATCATCACGAAGCTCAGTCCATCTGCGGATGATATTCCGAATGAGATTTGGAGGAACCAAGTTTCTGTCTTCTGCAAAAAAGATGAATAGAAAGCGATCCAGCAGTTTCTGAGTTTTCTTAAACAGAAGAACTTTGTCATGTTCAGGATTCCGTTCTACAATATCTTCAAACAGGGCTTGCTTAAAGTTTGAATAATCCTTGTACAGCTTCTTAGTGATGCTTTCTTCTTCA from Gracilimonas sp. harbors:
- a CDS encoding toll/interleukin-1 receptor domain-containing protein; this encodes MKKLQKIDLVDIIGRELQSRMGFREIDAYFTEYGIPTDHTPSANSKWVYVKEVLAGVDDEVIFEIARELEIDHPLVSRTPVVKDEEATFWKPGYFRLFLSHLSIHKVTVGRLKGSLEKFGISSFVAHEDIEPTKLWEKEIEKGLFSMDALCAILMPGFKESNWTDQEVGVAIGRGILVIPVRKDLDPYGFIGKFQGFQANNKSIGEVAEGIFQIISSNPKTRSNYINKLTDLFLVSNNPEEGLNRIKTIKMIKDFPEEKAISLHSGILENQNLESVKILTEFNSFLKQFNLSAISISDFNKKEIEDLDDDLPF
- a CDS encoding DUF4559 domain-containing protein; the encoded protein is MGSNRKYLLEYWLDLRIHEKEELEKDVARKLQRFDVEYEVDQSNKFYVLTIKGGKNDVNACYERFNVYKEGAFRARDELGDELRKEAYNILSDIETELRNFISKAMIEVLGFNWWDRIPNKLKERAEEIAKSSNKKEEELHHPIEFTMFSGLIEIVTGKFTQWPKNKSLTVSDLEELLLEKNSMDELRIDLAEKSKTVSIWDDVFSKYFDDQITWIELEDELTNRVIPIRNKVMHHRMLRIYEVKELKKHRTKLLDVLGNAKPKLPARSISEAMKNISTVFENIKFQINSDLANALAFQVSTEFQESMQLLRDSQSQALKELFESTNIGNLKLGNKGITNDSDSEEADIDDDDNEEE
- a CDS encoding N-6 DNA methylase is translated as MPLFQNAVLNKYLSGVDEQKVEEAWGKFTAHFHNAEIQENIRNSKEEEYQGGFLEHLFVNVLGYTMKPAPDYNLVAEKKNLTDSKKADGALLDGDKVRGVIELKGTETTDLSKVQDQAFGYKNNQRDAHYVIISNFEKLRFYIDNAVDFLEFNLFTLSKKDFKVLWLCLGYPNFSKGLPKKIKDASLTEEESITKKLYKDYSNFKQALFEDIVERNPEHDKVLLFKKTQKLLDRFLFIFFAEDRNLVPPNLIRNIIRRWTELRDDYDVEITLYQRFKKNFKYLNEGYDGKDYEVFAYNGGLFLEDTLLDGLNISDELLYEHTDRLSKYDFETEVDVNILGHIFEHSLNEIEEINAELKGEEVDTSNTRRKKDGVFYTPKYITKYIVENTVGKLCEEKKADLEIDDERFTEAKRRTKKGINDLKKYREWLLNITICDPACGSGAFLNQALEFLIAEHKYIDELQAKYHGEALVLSDIENQILEKNLFGVDINEESVEIAKLSLWLRTAQKGRKLTSLNNHIKCGNSLIDDPEVAGDKAFNWEKEFPDVFANGGFDVVIGNPPYLRIQGIKDAYPKLPPYYEKNFQSATGNYDIYVMFMERSYGLINKNGQVSFILPHKFLISEFGEGIREFLAEQNAVSSLLHFEEHLVFEVTTYTCIINFDKKKHKDLKFAYVEPQEIINPFVFEEMSQKNLSGKKWNLMGKIKANLFQKLADQPYTAEDIFEKIFVGLQTSADKIYLIEGDIKGDYVVGYSKSLDREVQIEKGLMKPQLKGQDVSKYCHLKNIYYVIFPYILKGDGTSEPMTEDYIKKHFPKGYEYLKENEKDLRGRESGKMDKEGWFLYIYPKSLTEFEQPKIVSQEISKGTNMTFDNENMYHATTVYSFILNEPSNEDYKYYLSILNSNLMWFYLTNTGTVLRGGYFRFKTKYLYPFPLPEEPKNKKPFIEKVDSMLELNKDFQKVENNFSELLLSKFDIDKLSKKLQSWHELTFKQFLKELKKKKVELTLDKEAEWMEYFNQQKAKANELKNQIAQTDSEIDGMVYELYGLTKEEIEVVEGS